One segment of Carya illinoinensis cultivar Pawnee chromosome 1, C.illinoinensisPawnee_v1, whole genome shotgun sequence DNA contains the following:
- the LOC122312623 gene encoding protein ACCELERATED CELL DEATH 6-like isoform X1, which yields MLVANIGFSGVLYCFALRPPQLVMTTVHHTEAITGMDSIIYKAAAQGNLEAISDPLDGFLTVNKNTILHICISSILVEEKFPATGGTDPASAAKFVKDVLDKCPSLLLKANAEDDSPLHVAARYGHASIVRVLIEHKNSQHQGLESGVVKATMEMIGKLNKEGDTALHEAVRHNHIEVVKQLLMEVDPEFLCGANVAGETPLYLAAERHFPDLVSEILNKLKSPAYDGPLGRTALHAAAFWDDEGMTQNILERYGRDLCRQADQNGWTPLHMAAYKDNIGPTKLLLKYDREVAYMKDAEGRTALHIAAHRHQESVTLVKIIAMCPDCCEVVDNEGRNALHLAVHNNWPRAALIIQDNSSLRNLLNQKDNDGNTPLHHYYNSAGYDLRTLDSPRVDKMVFNKKNQNAYQFLTNNSFPTVHGKKLFFFKDAKNYKFYHDGRVLEVGYDEIEKKRPKMVGELESKKKRMKKMEDDDKAAQIHLVVATLIITVTFAAGIAMPGGFVGVDDHPHPGSAVLKKSAAFKAFIITNALSLMLSTSAVFIHLFIPLITSNYLFKNRKSFLRMAFWLLLSSMAPMVLAFVTGTYAVLAHSDIAIPTCIICLSFLLVLVLIFLKFKITDADSKMLSSLGFDS from the exons ATGCTTGTGGCTAACATAGGATTTTCTGGAGTACTCTATTGCTTTGCATTGAGGCCTCCGCAGCTAGTAATGACGACCGTGCACCATACAGAGGCCATCACTGGAATGGATTCTATTATCTATAAAGCGGCGGCACAAGGCAATCTGGAGGCCATCTCCGATCCACTTGATGGGTTTTTAACggttaataaaaatacaatccTACATATTTGCATTTCAAGTATCCTTGTCGAAGAAAAGTTTCCCGCTACTGGAGGAACCGACCCAGCCTCAGCggcaaaatttgtgaaagatgtACTTGACAAGTGTCCGTCACTTTTATTGAAAGCCAACGCGGAAGACGATTCTCCGTTACATGTGGCAGCAAGGTATGGGCATGCTTCAATAGTCAGAGTCCTGATTGAACATAAAAATTCCCAACATCAAGGTCTCGAAAGTGGAGTCGTTAAAGCTACTATGGAGATGATTGGGAAGCTGAACAAAGAGGGAGACACGGCCTTACATGAGGCTGTACGTCACAATCACATTGAAGTGGTAAAACAATTACTAATGGAGGTAGATCCAGAATTTTTGTGTGGTGCTAATGTTGCCGGTGAGACCCCACTTTACTTGGCTGCCGAGAGACACTTTCCAGATTTGGTGTCagaaattttaaacaaattgaagtCACCAGCTTATGATGGCCCCTTGGGTAGAACGGCTTTGCATGCTGCAGCATTTTGGGATGATGAAG GAATGACCCAAAACATTTTGGAAAGATACGGACGCGATCTATGTAGACAAGCAGACCAAAATGGTTGGACTCCGCTTCACATGGCTGCATACAAGGACAACATTGGGCCAACAAAACTATTGCTAAAATATGATAGAGAGGTAGCATATATGAAAGACGCGGAGGGTAGGACAGCTCTTCACATTGCAGCCCATCGCCACCAAGAGAGTGTAACATTGGTAAAGATTATAGCAATGTGTCCGGATTGTTGCGAAGTGGTTGACAATGAAGGCCGCAATGCACTTCATCTCGCCGTACACAACAACTGGCCACGTGCAGCGCTAATCATCCAAGATAATTCGTCTCTCCGGAATCTTTTGAATCAGAAGGACAACGACGGAAATACACCTCTCCATCACTATTACAATTCTGCTGGTTACGACCTGCGTACCTTGGATTCTCCAAGAGTTGACAAAATGGTCTTCAACAAAAAGAACCAGAATGCTTATCAATTCTTAACAAATAATAGCTTTCCAACTGTTCATGGG AAGAAgctcttcttttttaaagaCGCAAAAAATTATAAGTTCTATCATGATGGACGAGTATTAGAAGTCGGGTATGATGAAATTGAGAAGAAGAGGCCGAAGATGGTGGGGGAGCTGGAGTCGAAGAAGAAGCGGATGAAGAAGATGGAGGATGATGATAAAGCAGCTCAAATCCATTTGGTAGTTGCTACACTCATTATAACTGTGACCTTTGCAGCTGGCATTGCCATGCCCGGGGGCTTCGTTGGTGTAGATGATCATCCACATCCAGGCTCTGCAGTTTTGAAGAAAAGTGCTGCTTTCAAAGCATTCATCATTACAAATGCCCTATCGTTGATGCTATCTACTTCTGCTGTCTTTATCCACCTATTTATTCCGCTTATCACTTCTAACTACTTATTTAAAAATCGCAAAAGTTTTCTTCGAATGGCCTTTTGGCTCCTTCTTTCCTCCATGGCACCAATGGTTTTGGCATTTGTCACAGGTACATATGCTGTATTAGCGCATTCAGATATTGCCATTCCCACCTGTATTATTTGTTTGTCCTTCCTTCTTGTCCTTGTACttatatttctaaaatttaagaTTACTGATGCAGACTCTAAAATGCTATCGAGTCTGGGATTTGATTCTTAA
- the LOC122312623 gene encoding ankyrin-1-like isoform X2: MTTVHHTEAITGMDSIIYKAAAQGNLEAISDPLDGFLTVNKNTILHICISSILVEEKFPATGGTDPASAAKFVKDVLDKCPSLLLKANAEDDSPLHVAARYGHASIVRVLIEHKNSQHQGLESGVVKATMEMIGKLNKEGDTALHEAVRHNHIEVVKQLLMEVDPEFLCGANVAGETPLYLAAERHFPDLVSEILNKLKSPAYDGPLGRTALHAAAFWDDEGMTQNILERYGRDLCRQADQNGWTPLHMAAYKDNIGPTKLLLKYDREVAYMKDAEGRTALHIAAHRHQESVTLVKIIAMCPDCCEVVDNEGRNALHLAVHNNWPRAALIIQDNSSLRNLLNQKDNDGNTPLHHYYNSAGYDLRTLDSPRVDKMVFNKKNQNAYQFLTNNSFPTVHGKKLFFFKDAKNYKFYHDGRVLEVGYDEIEKKRPKMVGELESKKKRMKKMEDDDKAAQIHLVVATLIITVTFAAGIAMPGGFVGVDDHPHPGSAVLKKSAAFKAFIITNALSLMLSTSAVFIHLFIPLITSNYLFKNRKSFLRMAFWLLLSSMAPMVLAFVTGTYAVLAHSDIAIPTCIICLSFLLVLVLIFLKFKITDADSKMLSSLGFDS; this comes from the exons ATGACGACCGTGCACCATACAGAGGCCATCACTGGAATGGATTCTATTATCTATAAAGCGGCGGCACAAGGCAATCTGGAGGCCATCTCCGATCCACTTGATGGGTTTTTAACggttaataaaaatacaatccTACATATTTGCATTTCAAGTATCCTTGTCGAAGAAAAGTTTCCCGCTACTGGAGGAACCGACCCAGCCTCAGCggcaaaatttgtgaaagatgtACTTGACAAGTGTCCGTCACTTTTATTGAAAGCCAACGCGGAAGACGATTCTCCGTTACATGTGGCAGCAAGGTATGGGCATGCTTCAATAGTCAGAGTCCTGATTGAACATAAAAATTCCCAACATCAAGGTCTCGAAAGTGGAGTCGTTAAAGCTACTATGGAGATGATTGGGAAGCTGAACAAAGAGGGAGACACGGCCTTACATGAGGCTGTACGTCACAATCACATTGAAGTGGTAAAACAATTACTAATGGAGGTAGATCCAGAATTTTTGTGTGGTGCTAATGTTGCCGGTGAGACCCCACTTTACTTGGCTGCCGAGAGACACTTTCCAGATTTGGTGTCagaaattttaaacaaattgaagtCACCAGCTTATGATGGCCCCTTGGGTAGAACGGCTTTGCATGCTGCAGCATTTTGGGATGATGAAG GAATGACCCAAAACATTTTGGAAAGATACGGACGCGATCTATGTAGACAAGCAGACCAAAATGGTTGGACTCCGCTTCACATGGCTGCATACAAGGACAACATTGGGCCAACAAAACTATTGCTAAAATATGATAGAGAGGTAGCATATATGAAAGACGCGGAGGGTAGGACAGCTCTTCACATTGCAGCCCATCGCCACCAAGAGAGTGTAACATTGGTAAAGATTATAGCAATGTGTCCGGATTGTTGCGAAGTGGTTGACAATGAAGGCCGCAATGCACTTCATCTCGCCGTACACAACAACTGGCCACGTGCAGCGCTAATCATCCAAGATAATTCGTCTCTCCGGAATCTTTTGAATCAGAAGGACAACGACGGAAATACACCTCTCCATCACTATTACAATTCTGCTGGTTACGACCTGCGTACCTTGGATTCTCCAAGAGTTGACAAAATGGTCTTCAACAAAAAGAACCAGAATGCTTATCAATTCTTAACAAATAATAGCTTTCCAACTGTTCATGGG AAGAAgctcttcttttttaaagaCGCAAAAAATTATAAGTTCTATCATGATGGACGAGTATTAGAAGTCGGGTATGATGAAATTGAGAAGAAGAGGCCGAAGATGGTGGGGGAGCTGGAGTCGAAGAAGAAGCGGATGAAGAAGATGGAGGATGATGATAAAGCAGCTCAAATCCATTTGGTAGTTGCTACACTCATTATAACTGTGACCTTTGCAGCTGGCATTGCCATGCCCGGGGGCTTCGTTGGTGTAGATGATCATCCACATCCAGGCTCTGCAGTTTTGAAGAAAAGTGCTGCTTTCAAAGCATTCATCATTACAAATGCCCTATCGTTGATGCTATCTACTTCTGCTGTCTTTATCCACCTATTTATTCCGCTTATCACTTCTAACTACTTATTTAAAAATCGCAAAAGTTTTCTTCGAATGGCCTTTTGGCTCCTTCTTTCCTCCATGGCACCAATGGTTTTGGCATTTGTCACAGGTACATATGCTGTATTAGCGCATTCAGATATTGCCATTCCCACCTGTATTATTTGTTTGTCCTTCCTTCTTGTCCTTGTACttatatttctaaaatttaagaTTACTGATGCAGACTCTAAAATGCTATCGAGTCTGGGATTTGATTCTTAA
- the LOC122312623 gene encoding ankyrin-1-like isoform X3, producing MDSIIYKAAAQGNLEAISDPLDGFLTVNKNTILHICISSILVEEKFPATGGTDPASAAKFVKDVLDKCPSLLLKANAEDDSPLHVAARYGHASIVRVLIEHKNSQHQGLESGVVKATMEMIGKLNKEGDTALHEAVRHNHIEVVKQLLMEVDPEFLCGANVAGETPLYLAAERHFPDLVSEILNKLKSPAYDGPLGRTALHAAAFWDDEGMTQNILERYGRDLCRQADQNGWTPLHMAAYKDNIGPTKLLLKYDREVAYMKDAEGRTALHIAAHRHQESVTLVKIIAMCPDCCEVVDNEGRNALHLAVHNNWPRAALIIQDNSSLRNLLNQKDNDGNTPLHHYYNSAGYDLRTLDSPRVDKMVFNKKNQNAYQFLTNNSFPTVHGKKLFFFKDAKNYKFYHDGRVLEVGYDEIEKKRPKMVGELESKKKRMKKMEDDDKAAQIHLVVATLIITVTFAAGIAMPGGFVGVDDHPHPGSAVLKKSAAFKAFIITNALSLMLSTSAVFIHLFIPLITSNYLFKNRKSFLRMAFWLLLSSMAPMVLAFVTGTYAVLAHSDIAIPTCIICLSFLLVLVLIFLKFKITDADSKMLSSLGFDS from the exons ATGGATTCTATTATCTATAAAGCGGCGGCACAAGGCAATCTGGAGGCCATCTCCGATCCACTTGATGGGTTTTTAACggttaataaaaatacaatccTACATATTTGCATTTCAAGTATCCTTGTCGAAGAAAAGTTTCCCGCTACTGGAGGAACCGACCCAGCCTCAGCggcaaaatttgtgaaagatgtACTTGACAAGTGTCCGTCACTTTTATTGAAAGCCAACGCGGAAGACGATTCTCCGTTACATGTGGCAGCAAGGTATGGGCATGCTTCAATAGTCAGAGTCCTGATTGAACATAAAAATTCCCAACATCAAGGTCTCGAAAGTGGAGTCGTTAAAGCTACTATGGAGATGATTGGGAAGCTGAACAAAGAGGGAGACACGGCCTTACATGAGGCTGTACGTCACAATCACATTGAAGTGGTAAAACAATTACTAATGGAGGTAGATCCAGAATTTTTGTGTGGTGCTAATGTTGCCGGTGAGACCCCACTTTACTTGGCTGCCGAGAGACACTTTCCAGATTTGGTGTCagaaattttaaacaaattgaagtCACCAGCTTATGATGGCCCCTTGGGTAGAACGGCTTTGCATGCTGCAGCATTTTGGGATGATGAAG GAATGACCCAAAACATTTTGGAAAGATACGGACGCGATCTATGTAGACAAGCAGACCAAAATGGTTGGACTCCGCTTCACATGGCTGCATACAAGGACAACATTGGGCCAACAAAACTATTGCTAAAATATGATAGAGAGGTAGCATATATGAAAGACGCGGAGGGTAGGACAGCTCTTCACATTGCAGCCCATCGCCACCAAGAGAGTGTAACATTGGTAAAGATTATAGCAATGTGTCCGGATTGTTGCGAAGTGGTTGACAATGAAGGCCGCAATGCACTTCATCTCGCCGTACACAACAACTGGCCACGTGCAGCGCTAATCATCCAAGATAATTCGTCTCTCCGGAATCTTTTGAATCAGAAGGACAACGACGGAAATACACCTCTCCATCACTATTACAATTCTGCTGGTTACGACCTGCGTACCTTGGATTCTCCAAGAGTTGACAAAATGGTCTTCAACAAAAAGAACCAGAATGCTTATCAATTCTTAACAAATAATAGCTTTCCAACTGTTCATGGG AAGAAgctcttcttttttaaagaCGCAAAAAATTATAAGTTCTATCATGATGGACGAGTATTAGAAGTCGGGTATGATGAAATTGAGAAGAAGAGGCCGAAGATGGTGGGGGAGCTGGAGTCGAAGAAGAAGCGGATGAAGAAGATGGAGGATGATGATAAAGCAGCTCAAATCCATTTGGTAGTTGCTACACTCATTATAACTGTGACCTTTGCAGCTGGCATTGCCATGCCCGGGGGCTTCGTTGGTGTAGATGATCATCCACATCCAGGCTCTGCAGTTTTGAAGAAAAGTGCTGCTTTCAAAGCATTCATCATTACAAATGCCCTATCGTTGATGCTATCTACTTCTGCTGTCTTTATCCACCTATTTATTCCGCTTATCACTTCTAACTACTTATTTAAAAATCGCAAAAGTTTTCTTCGAATGGCCTTTTGGCTCCTTCTTTCCTCCATGGCACCAATGGTTTTGGCATTTGTCACAGGTACATATGCTGTATTAGCGCATTCAGATATTGCCATTCCCACCTGTATTATTTGTTTGTCCTTCCTTCTTGTCCTTGTACttatatttctaaaatttaagaTTACTGATGCAGACTCTAAAATGCTATCGAGTCTGGGATTTGATTCTTAA